The following coding sequences are from one Neurospora crassa OR74A linkage group I, whole genome shotgun sequence window:
- a CDS encoding Mn2+ homeostasis protein Per1 — protein MKFNVTSKPGGAPSFLSIQQLLLLGFVALATPVAASIGDRLPEFQECIRVCERENCGPDAEHQTPIPLHRRLLLWSCPSECDYTCQHLTTSSRLSQSPPPLPHPVVQYHGKWPFIRFLGMQEPLSVLFSLGNFWAHYQGLYTKILPNIPPSYPLRKWYILLSYVGMASWFFSAVFHTRDFPVTEQLDYFAAGANVLYGLYYTVVRIFRLDKKDTPRRESLLRLWTALCILMYVAHVTYLKMWAWDYTYNMAANVAVGAIQNLLWSWYSWTRYREQKKGWAAWPGIVVAWVLVAMSLELLDFPPLWGSVDAHSLWHAGTIVPTIIWYNFLVKDAQDDMARSERLKS, from the exons ATGAAGTTCAACGTCACATCTAAACCGGGCGGGGCTCCCAGCTTTCTGTCGATACAGCAATTGCTCCTGCTAGGCTTCGTCGCGCTAGCTACACCCGTCGCGGCATCCATCGGTGATCGACTGCCTGAATTCCAAGAGTGTATAAGG GTCTGCGAACGCGAAAACTGCGGTCCGGACGCTGAACACCAAACGCCCATTC CCCTCCACCgccgtctcctcctctggTCCTGCCCCTCCGAATGCGACTACACCTGCCAAcacctcaccacctcctcgcGCCTCTCCCaatctcctccccccctcccgcACCCAGTCGTCCAATACCACGGCAAATGGCCCTTTATCCGTTTTCTCGGGATGCAAGAACCCCTCTCCGTTCTCTTCTCGCTCGGCAACTTCTGGGCTCACTACCAGGGTCTCTACACCAAAATCCTCCCCAACATCCCGCCCTCCTACCCCTTACGGAAATGGTACATCTTGCTCTCCTACGTCGGTATGGCCTCGTGGTTCTTCAGCGCCGTTTTTCACACGAGGGATTTCCCCGTTACCGAACAACTCGACTATTTCGCTGCGGGCGCCAACGTTTTGTACGGACTTTATTATACGGTCGTGCGTATCTTTAGGCTGGATAAGAAGGACACGCCGCGCCGAGAGTCGCTTTTGCGGCTGTGGACGGCTTTGTGCATTTTGATGTATGTGGCGCATGTCACGTACCTGAAGATGTGGGCGTGGGATTACACGTATAACATGGCGGCCAACGTGGCGGTCGGGGCGATCCAGAATTTGCTGTGGAGTTGGTATTCGTGGACCAGGTACcgggagcagaagaaggggtGGGCGGCGTGGCCGGGTATTGTGGTGGCGTGGGTGTTGGTGGCCATGAGTTTGGAACTGTTGGATTTCCCGCCGCTTTGGGGGAGTGTGGATGCGCATAGTTTGTGGCATGCGGGCACCATTGTGCCGACGATTATCTGGTATAA TTTCTTGGTTAAAGACGCGCAGGATGACATGGCGAGGAGCGAGAGGCTCAAATCTTAG
- the pcb-2 gene encoding proteasome subunit beta type 7 yields the protein MPGFDFSNYNRNAALHARGVPLPKATSTGTTIVGCIYDGGVVIAADTRATSGPIVADKNCEKLHFIAPNIWCAGAGTAADTEFTTALISSQLELHSLSTGRKPRVVTCMTMLKQHLFRYQGHIGAYLVVAGVDPTGTHLFTVHAHGSTDKLPYVTMGSGSLAAMSVFETQWKPQLNKEEAMKLCSQAIEAGIWNDLGSGSNVDLAVITPEKTTLHRGFVKPNERTQKLKSYKFKRGTTAVLNEKVIKKEEMGNYISVVELAEETPASGDKMEVDT from the exons ATGCCCGGCTTCGACTTCTCCAACTACAACCGCAATGCGGCGCTACACGCCCGCGGCGTCCCGCTGCCCAAGGCCACCAGCACAGGAACAACCATTGTGGGCTGCATTTACGACGGTGGTGTAGTT ATCGCAGCCGATACCCGTGCCACGTCCGGTCCCATCGTCGCCGACAAGAACTGCGAAAAGCTGCACTTCATCGCCCCCAACATCTGGTGCGCTGGTGCCGGTACCGCCGCCGACACGGAATTCACCACGGCCCTGATCTCCTCCCAGCTGGAGCTGCACTCTTTGTCCACCGGCCGTAAGCCGCGCGTCGTGACGTGCATGACCATGCTCAAGCAGCACCTCTTCCGGTACCAAGGCCACATTGGTGCGtacctcgtcgtcgccggcGTCGACCCGACCGGCACCCACCTTTTCACCGTGCACGCGCACGGTTCCACCGACAAGCTCCCCTACGTGACCATGGGCTCTGGTTCGCTGGCGGCCATGTCCGTCTTCGAGACGCAGTGGAAGCCCCAGCtgaacaaggaggaggccatgAAGTTGTGCAGCCAAGCGATCGAGGCGGGTATCTGGAACGATTTGGGCTCGGGAAGTAATGTCGATTTGGCGGTGATCACGCCCGAGAAGACGACGCTGCACAGAGGCTTCGTCAAGCCGAACGAGAGGACCCAGAAGCTCAAGAGTTACAAGTTCAAGAGGGGCACGACGGCGGTGCTCAATGAGAAggtcatcaagaaggaggagatggggaattatattagtgTGGTGGAGCTGGCGGAGGAGACGCCGGCGAGCGGCGACAAGATGGAGGTTGATACATAG
- a CDS encoding endoplasmic reticulum-Golgi intermediate compartment protein 3 gives MAGKWRFTKLDAFTKTVEDARIRTTSGGIVTIVSLLVVLFLSWGEWRDYRKVVIHPELVVDKGRGERMEIHLNITFPKVPCELLTLDVMDVSGEQQHGVQHGVKKIRLRPQSEGGGEIDAKVLSLHAADESATHLDPSYCGPCYGAPAPYNAKKPGCCSTCEEVREAYAQASWAFGDGATMEQCQREHYTERLAEQRHEGCRIEGGLRVNKVIGNFHIAPGRSFSNGNMHVHDLAQWWSTPVPGGHSFSHIIHSLRFGPQLPDDLVRKLGGNGKNTLWTNHHLNPLDNTKQETNDPNYNFMYFVKIVPTSYLPLGWEKQAAQNKAAWEQDHSVGLGAYGYGSDGSMETHQYSVTSHKRSLTGGDDSKEGHGERLHSRGGIPGVFFSYDISPMKVVNREERAKSFLGFLAGLCAVVGGTLTVAAAVDRGLFEGTVRLKKLRSKDN, from the exons ATGGCCGGGAAATGGAGATTCACCAAGCTCGACGCTTTTACAAAAACAGTCGAAGATGCCAGGATCAGGACAACATCCGGAGGCATCGTCACCATTGTCTCGCTGCTTGTCGTCTTGTTCCTCTCGTGGGGAGAATGGAGAGACTACAGGAAGGTGGTGATACACCCCGAGTTGGTGGTTGACAAGGGACGAG GCGAACGAATGGAAATCCATCTCAACATCACCTTCCCCAAAGTACCCTGCGAACTCTTGACCCTCGACGTTATGGACGTATCCGGCGAGCAACAACACGGCGTCCAGCACGGCGTCAAGAAGATCAGACTTAGGCCCCAaagcgaaggaggaggcgagaTTGACGCCAAGGTTCTTTCTCT CCACGCCGCCGACGAATCCGCCACCCACCTCGACCCCTCCTACTGCGGTCCCTGCTACGGCGCCCCGGCCCCTTACAACGCCAAAAAGcccggctgctgctccaccTGCGAAGAAGTGCGCGAAGCCTACGCCCAGGCCTCGTGGGCCTTTGGCGATGGCGCCACCATGGAGCAATGCCAGCGGGAGCACTACACGGAGCGGCTGGCCGAGCAGCGCCACGAAGGCTGCCGCATCGAAGGCGGCCTGCGCGTCAACAAGGTGATTGGCAACTTCCACATTGCCCCCGGCcggtccttctccaacggCAACATGCACGTCCACGACCTGGCGCAGTGGTGGAGCACGCCCGTCCCCGGCGGCCATTCGTTCAGCCACATCATTCACTCGTTGCGATTCGGTCCCCAGCTGCCTGACGACTTGGTTCGCAAGTTGGGTGGTAATGGGAAGAACACGCTGTGGACGAACCACCATTTGAATCCCCTGGACAACACCAAGCAGGAGACGAACGATCCGAACTACAATTTCATGTACTTTGTCAAGATCGTGCCGACCTCTTACCTGCCCCTCGGCTGGGAGAAGCAGGCGGCGCAGAACAAGGCGGCCTGGGAGCAGGACCACAGTGTTGGACTGGGCGCGTATGGGTACGGATCAGATGGAAGCATGGAGACGCATCAGTATAGCGTTACCAGCCATAAGCGCAGCTTGACAGGGGGTGACGATTCCAAGGAGGGTCATGGTGAGAGATTACACAGTAGGGGAGGTATTCCGGGCGTGTTTTTCTCCTAC GACATCTCCCCTATGAAGGTGGTCAACCGTGAAGAGCGCGCCAAGTCCTTCCTTGGCTTCTTGGCTGGTCTTTGCGCGGTCGTGGGTGGTACCTTGACCgttgcggcggcggtagacAGAGGCTTGTTTGAGGGCACGGTGAGGTTGAAGAAGTTGAGGAGCAAGGATAACTAA
- the rtg2 gene encoding rtg2-like protein: protein MIFELCFLFFLWLSISSSSWSDISAPQFTQKMASTESVNLVTLDNLDEVWPRWDPADSNHLYALVDMGSNGIRFSISDLSPPQTRLLRCLYQERAAISLFDALSESSSGGPPLFPDKTIALVAETLARFHAIAVNDYGVPPDHVTVFATEAMRKAGNAAVMLQTIEAKVPGLAIKILHPQVETLFGSLGARSAFSRPKGLFLDLGGGSVQMSYLDTTGQDADYHIHAAQVGKSLPFGAARLIKILQHDDVGFKTNEVSKLNQGMKLAFARLCETFPALADEAKGTQGIDIYLCGGGFRGYGSMLMHNDPISPYPIPAIGSYKVTGEFFAKTSHMLEVNTNFKKKIVGMSKRRRAQFPAIVTVVEALISAVPHIRSVTFCAGGNREGALMIRLPQEIRESDPLDCLQAEASLQSIVDMLSSALPADYSSPKTVFGLGLGRLFVSKIWSDIGVDALDHASAALHSAITEHPDCPGLSHAARAVMALTLCARWGGSVTPADEQLLNNLRALADTVNPDAVFWAGYIGAVAATLAKLAPTVQDAHQFGDKVQFKSTVEQSDDNKGFQVRLNLQVVETALRGIDTGDLISHFEQFGTQREQDASKKVIVDISTLP, encoded by the exons ATGATCTTTGAACTttgctttcttttcttcctttggCTTTCGATTTCAAGTTCCTCCTGGAGTGATATTTCAGCTCCTCAGTTTACCCAAAAGATGGCATCAACAGAATCAGTCAACTTGGTCACGTTGGACAATCTCGACGAGGTATGGCCTCGCTGGGACCCCGCCGACTCGAACCACCTCTATGCCTTGGTTGATATGGGCAG TAATGGCATCCGGTTCTCCATTTCCGACCTCTCCCCGCCACAGACTCGCCTGCTCAGGTGTCTTTACCAGGAGCGAGCCGCCATCTCCCTCTTCGATGCCCTGAGCGAGTCTTCATCTGGTGGCCCCCCGCTTTTCCCCGACAAAACCATCGCCCTTGTGGCCGAGACACTGGCCCGGTTCCATGCCATTGCTGTCAACGACTACGGCGTACCCCCCGACCATGTCACCGTCTTTGCTACAGAGGCCATGCGGAAAGCGGGCAACGCTGCTGTCATGCTACAGACCATCGAGGCCAAGGTCCCTGGACTTGCTATCAAGATTCTGCACCCCCAAGTTGAGACCTTGTTCGGCTCACTGGGAGCCAGATCGGCCTTTTCTCGTCCCAAGGGTCTCTTCCTTGACCTTGGCGGTGGCAGTGTCCAGATGTCTTATCTGGACACCACCGGTCAAGATGCCGACTATCACATCCACGCAGCACAGGTCGGCAAGAGTTTGCCTTTTGGTGCTGCTCGCTTGATCAAAATCCTTCAACACGACGATGTTGGCTTCAAGACCAACGAGGTTTCGAAGCTCAACCAAGGTATGAAGCTGGCTTTTGCTAGGCTTTGCGAGACCTTCCCTGCCCTTGCGGACGAAGCCAAGGGCACACAAGGCATCGATATTTATCTCTGCGGAGGAGGGTTCCGAGGCTACGGCAGCATGCTGATGCACAACGATCCAATCTCCCCGTATCCCATACCAGCAATAGGCTCCTACAAAGTCACGGGCGAATTCTTTGCCAAGACCAGTCATATGCTCGAAGTGAACACCAAtttcaagaagaagatcgtTGGAATGTCCAAGCGCCGCCGAGCCCAGTTTCCTGCCATCGTCACGGTCGTTGAGGCTCTCATCTCGGCCGTTCCACACATACGATCGGTCACGTTTTGTGCCGGAGGAAACAGAGAGGGTGCGCTCATGATCAGGCTGCCCCAGGAGATTCGCGAGAGCGATCCGTTGGATTGTCTCCAAGCCGAGGCATCACTCCAAAGTATCGTTGATATGCTGTCATCGGCGCTTCCAGCTGACTACAGCAGCCCAAAAACGGTAtttggtcttggtcttggccgCCTGTTCGTGAGCAAGATTTGGTCTGACATCGGCGTTGATGCCCTTGATCATGCCTCTGCCGCATTGCACAGCGCCATCACGGAGCATCCGGATTGTCCTGGTCTATCGCACGCGGCCCGGGCTGTAATGGCTCTGACACTTTGTGCGAGATGGGGCGGTAGCGTCACTCCGGCGGATGAACAGCTGTTGAACAACTTGCGGGCATTGGCCGACACTGTCAACCCTGACGCTGTGTTCTGGGCGGGCTACATTGGAGCTGTAGCTGCCACACTTGCGAAACTGGCACCAACGGTCCAGGATGCTCATCAATTTGGAGACAAGGTTCA GTTTAAATCGACCGTGGAACAGTCCGATGATAACAAAGGGTTTCAAGTTCGCCTCAACCTCCAGGTTGTCGAAACAGCTCTTCGCGGCATTGACACCGGAGACCTGATATCCCATTTCGAACAATTCGGCACGCAGAGAGAGCAAGATGCCAGCAAAAAGGTCATTGTGGACATAAGCACGCTTCCTTGA
- a CDS encoding cell cycle inhibitor Nif1 has product MGSDTADTESIMSSTPRRPAQLDIRSKSAMSVSRPLRSPRLHVAGEAPPELSPLDAFAMQSRLLAKQLEESARQGRRLSRLPPLTTDSPLIVQGRSEYFRSLSQDSGSDEAYTPQHNVGLGLRHEVDEDVNNRPKSMHPRMSRIPPTPIESSVPMPARPNLDAESVEGEISFGIGARREESPQPLDRSPDIERRSASAMGTRESMARSPPPAPTLTRAMTSPEQVQGGLLPPRPLFPKRSSSMMSSPLEPTDEDGLGSLGTSFHSQVSQGSRKMSTSSSILSPMGRSQRSPSIASDMSGLQKPSMNFSMPMSRAETPSFEFPARQPSSDSHASFVLVDNEAHTPVSMNGDGFPDPDGNHSFHNVQFTLPRGKSVRRAEDERPEFGTPLRQVTTNEQPPLPSSNELLPRAHVSGQLPPSPSSSVGPRLSEDRLRQIPSEQSKVSLEVPRSASTRQPSPEAIGRLSTDSALERARPSTSPTPDSNQNKTATPTATSTSTAAPSIAATHDTAATLTATRSLGQATGHQTMAEMTAEEHVSKAVALHEKGALQESTWHLRHAAKQGHPTGMLLYALACRHGWGMRPNQREGVEWLRKAAASVNLELQQDDDKTKEGKSVDKVEHKARKAQFALALYELGVSHMNGWGIEQDKVLALRCFEIAGSWGDVDALAEAGFCYAQGIGCKKNLKKSAKYYREAEAKGMSMVGNSWIHKPKYADDPKDGKDSKHSRNKSKSRKTLFGWNHS; this is encoded by the exons ATGGGTTCCGACACGGCCGACACAGAATCCATCATGTCGTCCACACCACGCCGTCCAGCGCAGCTCGACATACGGTCCAAGTCAGCAATGTCCGTCTCAAGGCCACTGCGATCCCCTCGACTTCATGTCGCCGGCGAGGCGCCCCCAGAGCTCTCCCCTCTGGATGCTTTTGCCATGCAAAGCCGGCTGCTTGCCAAACAACTTGAAGAGAGCGCAAGGCAGGGCCGGCGCTTGAGCCGTTTGCCGCCTCTGACTACCGATAGCCCGTTAATTGTACAAGGCCGTTCCGAATACTTTCGCTCCCTATCCCAAGACTCTGGAAGCGATGAGGCTTACACACCGCAGCACAACGTCGGCCTGGGCCTGAGGCACGAGGTGGACGAGGACGTGAACAACCGACCCAAGTCGATGCACCCGCGCATGAGCCGCATCCCACCCACCCCCATCGAGTCGTCCGTTCCGATGCCCGCTCGACCGAACCTCGATGCCGAAAGCGTAGAAGGAGAGATCTCTTTCGGAATCGGAGCCCGTAGGGAGGAATCGCCCCAGCCCCTCGACCGCAGCCCCGATATTGAGCGACGATCGGCTTCGGCCATGGGAACCCGAGAGAGCATGGCGCGCTCACCACCCCCGGCACCGACTTTGACTCGGGCTATGACTTCGCCGGAGCAGGTACAGGGTGGCCTGCTGCCACCTCGCCCTTTGTTTCCCAAGCGATCTTCGAGCATGATGTCTTCGCCCCTGGAACCGACTGACGAGGATGGGCTTGGTTCGTTGGGAACATCGTTTCACTCTCAGGTCTCTCAGGGTTCCCGCAAGAtgtccaccagcagcagcatcctgTCTCCTATGGGCCGCAGTCAACGGTCGCCCTCAATCGCATCGGACATGTCCGGACTGCAAAAACCATCCATGAACTTTTCCATGCCCATGAGTAGGGCAGAAACCCCCTCCTTCGAGTTCCCAGCTCGCCAGCCGTCTTCTGACAGCCATGCGTCGTTTGTCTTGGTTGATAATGAGGCGCATACCCCGGTCAGCATGAACGGCGATGGTTTCCCTGACCCCGACGGTAACCACTCCTTCCACAATGTGCAGTTCACATTGCCACGAGGAAAGTCGGTTCGGCGGGCGGAAGACGAGAGGCCCGAGTTTGGTACGCCCCTTAGGCAGGTCACTACCAACGAGCAACCTCCGTTGCCTAGCTCAAATGAGCTTCTCCCCCGTGCTCACGTATCCGGACAGCTtcctccatcgccatcgAGCTCAGTAGGACCTCGCCTATCCGAGGACCGCCTCAGGCAGATACCATCCGAGCAAAGCAAGGTAAGCCTCGAGGTCCCAAGGTCAGCTTCAACACGGCAACCGTCGCCAGAAGCCATTGGTCGCCTTTCAACAGACAGTGCCCTCGAGCGCGCCCGTCCGTCTACGTCTCCAACTCCCGACAGCAATCAAAACAAGACGGCCACCCCCACGGCCACCTCAACGTCGACGGCAGCACCCTCCATCGCCGCTACGCACGACACAGCAGCTACCCTCACAGCTACACGCTCTCTAGGCCAAGCCACCGGCCATCAGACCATGGCCGAAATGACCGCCGAAGAGCACGTCTCCAAAGCCGTGGCCCTGCACGAAAAGGGTGCACTGCAAGAATCTACGTGGCATCTCCGTCACGCAGCAAAACAAGGCCATCCTACGGGTATGCTGCTTTACGCCCTCGCCTGCCGACACGGATGGGGTATGAGACCAAACCAGCGCGAGGGAGTAGAATGGCTCAGAAAGGCCGCGGCAAGTGTCAATTTGGAATTACAGCAAGATGACGACAAgacaaaggaaggaaaatcGGTGGATAAGGTGGAGCACAAGGCGAGAAAGGCGCAGTTTGCGTTGGCGCTTTACGAGTTGGGTGTGTCTCATATGAATGGGTGGGGAATTGAGCAGGACAAGGTTTTGGCGTTGAGGTGTTTTGAAATTGCCGGGT CTTGGGGCGACGTGGACGCTCTAGCGGAAGCTGGGTTCTGCTATGCCCAGGGTATCGGGTGCAAGaagaacttgaagaagaGTGCCAAGTATTACCGAGAGGCGGAGGCCAAGGGAATGAGTATGGTTGGAAACAGCTG GATTCACAAACCAAAATACGCCGATGATCCGAAAGACGGGAAAGACTCGAAACACTCACGCAACAAGTCCAAGTCTAGGAAAACACTGTTTGGGTGGAACCATTCTTGA